One window from the genome of Heptranchias perlo isolate sHepPer1 unplaced genomic scaffold, sHepPer1.hap1 HAP1_SCAFFOLD_272, whole genome shotgun sequence encodes:
- the LOC137310711 gene encoding zinc finger protein 628-like — translation MLRAQSRPSRAEGSGSGGAAGGVPRTVAEMEGAGQTMPPPPAAAGTAGTFTCATCGDHFSRSHALQQHLRVHAGQRAFGEMSFTRSAAVSSHEQCNRGERLAVCDVCGKGFTVAALLARHQAAHTGEEAHECSLCGKTFALSSNYRQHRRLHFAEETYRCDQCGSRFIHREQLVQHQRCHGLRESFVCRACGKGFTQERFLQWHMPVHAGLKLPGEAGISISSITGPSNCSITGPSITGPSNCSITGPSNCSITGPSNCSTTGPSITRPSITGPSNSSTTGSSITGPSISSITGPSISSITGPSITGPSNCSITGPSITRPSITGPSNSSTTGSSITGPSISSITGPSISSITGPSISSITGPSITGPSISSITGPTISSITGPSTTGPSITGPSISSITGPSISSITGPSISSITGPSISSITGPSTTGPSITGPSNSSITGPSTTSSPTGPPNSPTAKPSISSIPGPFSINGLSSTTGPSSSSTTTGPSSSTIGPSSSTTGPSSSSSTTGPSSSSTTGPSSSSSTTGPSSSSTTGPSSSSTTGPSSSSTTGPSSSSTTGPSSSSTTGPSSSCATGPSSSCATGPSSSSSTTGPSSSSSSTTGPSSSSCATGPSSSSCATGPSSSSCATGPSSSSCATGPSSSSCATGPSSCATGPSSSCATGPSSSCATGPSSSSCATGPSSSSCATGPSSCATGPSSSCATGTSSCSTTGPSSSSSTTGPPSSSSSTTGPSSSTTGPSSSTTGPSSSTCATGPSSSSSSTMGPSSSSCAAGPSSTVGPLPGEQRLACGVCGDTFSRSQALQQHQRVHVGQRAFPTMSFTRSASASSSSRQANPGERFFTCDLCGKAFTVAALLARHQAAHTGRPPRQCPRCGRTFAGLPSYQLHQRQHLEERPSACGGCGSCRAAPELFTCTVCRKGFARSHYLRWHMRLHRCDPGAGTEAESRPETRAHAETETQSQTPTQPVNSFICDVCGGSFCQWADLQGHQSLHLEESVPEITVVLLPTTGN, via the exons ATGCTCCGGGCCCAGTCGaggccgagccgagccgaggggTCGGGTAGCGGTGGAGCGGCGGGAG GTGTGCCGAGGACCGTCGCGGAGATGGAGGGAGCCGGACAGACGATGCCCCCTCCGCCCGCGGCCGCAGGGACCGCGGGGACCTTCACCTGTGCCACGTGTGGCGACCACTTCAGCCGCTCGCACGCCCTCCAGCAGCACCTGCGGGTCCACGCCGGCCAACGGGCGTTCGGCGAGATGAGTTTCACCCGCTCGGCCGCCGTCTCCTCCCACGAGCAGTGTAACCGCggcgagcggctggccgtctgCGACGTCTGCGGCAAAGGCTTCACGGTGGCGGCGCTGCTGGCCCGCCATCAGGCGGCACACACCGGGGAGGAGGCCCACGAGTGCAGCCTGTGTGGCAAGACCTTCGCCCTGTCCTCGAACTATCGGCAGCACCGGCGGCTTCACTTTGCCGAGGAGACCTACCGGTGCGACCAGTGCGGGAGCCGTTTCATCCACCGGGAGCAGCTGGTGCAACACCAGCGGTGTCACGGGCTCCGCGAGTCCTTCGTCTGCCGGGCCTGCGGCAAAGGCTTTACCCAGGAGCGTTTCCTGCAGTGGCACATGCCCGTTCACGCTGGCCTCAAATTACCAGGAGAGGCCGGGATCTCCATCTCCTCCATCACCGGGCCCTCCAACTGCTCCATCACCGGGCCCTCCATCACCGGGCCCTCCAACTGCTCCATCACCGGGCCCTCCAACTGCTCCATCACCGGGCCCTCCAACTGCTCCACCACCGGGCCCTCCATCACCAGGCCCTCCATCACCGGGCCCTCCAACTCCTCCACCACCGGTTCCTCCATCACTGGGCCCTCCATCTCCTCCATCACTGGGCCCTCCATCTCCTCCATCACTGGGCCCTCCATCACCGGGCCCTCCAACTGCTCCATCACCGGGCCCTCCATCACCAGGCCGTCCATCACCGGGCCCTCCAACTCCTCCACCACCGGTTCCTCCATCACCGGGCCCTCCATCTCCTCCATCACCGGGCCCTCCATCTCCTCCATCACCGGGCCCTCCATCTCCTCCATCACCGGGCCCTCCATCACCGGGCCCTCCATCTCCTCCATCACTGGGCCCACCATCTCCTCCATCACTGGGCCCTCCACCACCGGTCCCTCCATCACTGGGCCCTCCATCTCCTCCATCACTGGGCCCTCCATCTCCTCCATCACTGGGCCCTCCATCTCCTCCATCACTGGGCCCTCCATCTCCTCCATCACTGGGCCCTCCACCACCGGGCCTTCCATCACCGGGCCCTCCAACTCCTCCATCACTgggccctccaccacctcctcccccaccgggccccccaactcccccactgCCAAGCCCTCCATCTCCTCAATCCCTGGGCCCTTCTCCATCAATGGGCTGTCCTCCACCACaggaccctcctcctcctcgaccaCCACGggaccctcctcctccaccataggaccatcctcctccaccactggaccctcctcctcctcctccaccactgggccctcctcctcctccaccactgggccctcctcctcctcctccaccactgggccctcctcctcctccaccactgggccctcctcctcctccaccactgggccctcctcctcctccaccactgggccctcctcctcctccaccactgggccctcctcctcctccaccactgggccctcctcctcctgcgccactgggccctcctcctcctgcgccactggaccctcctcctcctcctccaccactgggccctcctcctcctcctcctccaccactggaccctcctcctcctcctgcgccactggaccctcctcctcctcctgcgccactggaccctcctcctcctcctgcgccactggaccctcctcctcctcctgcgccactggaccctcctcctcctcctgcgccactGGACCCTCCTCCTGCGCCACtgggccctcctcctcctgcgccactgggccctcctcctcctgcgccactggaccctcctcctcctcctgcgccactggaccctcctcctcctcctgcgccactGGACCCTCCTCCTGCGCCACtgggccctcctcctcctgcgccactgggacctcctcctgctccaccactgggccctcctcctcctcctccaccactggacccccctcctcctcctcctccaccacggggccctcctcctccaccacggggccctcctcctccaccacggggccctcctcctccacctgcgccacggggccctcctcctcctcctcctccaccatggggccctcctcctcctcctgcgccgcGGGGCCCTCCTCCACCGTGGGCCCCTTGCCCGGGGAGCAGCGACTGGCCTGTGGTGTCTGCGGCGACACCTTCAGCCGCTCCCAGGCCCTCCAGCAGCACCAGCGGGTCCACGTGGGGCAGCGAGCCTTCCCGACCATGAGCTTCACCCGCTCggcctcggcctcctcctcctcccgacaGGCCAACCCGGGCGAGCGCTTCTTCACCTGCGACCTGTGCGGTAAAGCCTTCACCGTGGCGGCGCTGCTGGCGCGTCACCAGGCCGCCCACACCGGCCGGccgccccgacagtgcccccgcTGCGGGCGCACCTTCGCCGGGCTGCCCAGCTACCAGCTTCACCAGCGGCAGCACCTGGAGGAGAGGCCCTCCGCCTGCGGGGGGTGCGGGAGCTGCCGCGCTGCGCCCGAGCTCTTCACCTGCACCGTCTGCAGGAAGGGCTTCGCCCGCTCGCACTACCTGCGCTGGCACATGAGGCTGCACAGGTGCGACCCGGGGGCCGGGACGGAGGCCGAGAGCCGGCCCGAGACGCGGGCGCACGCCGAGACCGAGACACAGAGCCAGACGCCGACGCAGCCCGTCAACTCCTTCATCTGCGACGTGTGCGGGGGCAGCTTCTGCCAGTGGGCTGACCTGCAGGGGCACCAATCCCTCCACCTGGAGGAGTCAGTCCCAGAGATCACCGTCGTCCTACTGCCCACCACCGGGAACTGA